One Kazachstania africana CBS 2517 chromosome 9, complete genome genomic region harbors:
- the KAFR0I02930 gene encoding PEX11 family protein (similar to Saccharomyces cerevisiae PEX11 (YOL147C); ancestral locus Anc_3.3), which translates to MIDLTCYAFAHNKYVSTTVRFLETVNGREKVLRLLQFSLRFISSISLFPILADLQAEINIVRKFLRFLKPIQNLQIAAKFYSNDSLADGATIRCLNIIRNLLFGVYLGLDQINLLRILKVLPTTLFYSKTVPFYTNLFWLLSLFCAISIDVLHVIMCCSSSTNKPASAKDIDDDKNLKAVKASMVKKRKVYVRKWLWDVMDTIIVLNFLQFVNNGDRLVGLLGMVTSWYGIQDVWGDCFYFSN; encoded by the coding sequence ATGATTGACCTAACATGCTATGCATTTGCTCACAATAAGTACGTTTCGACTACTGTGAGGTTTTTGGAAACAGTCAACGGAAGGGAAAAAGTGCTCAGATTATTACAGTTTTCATTAAGGTTCATCAGttccatttctttattcCCCATATTAGCTGATTTACAGGCAGAGATTAATATTGTGAGAAAGTTTCtaagatttttgaaaccaatCCAGAATTTACAAATTGCTGCCAAGTTTTACTCTAATGATTCATTGGCTGACGGTGCTACAATAAGATGTCTTAATATTATCAGAAATTTGCTCTTTGGTGTCTACTTGGGCTTAGATCAAATTAATCTATTGAGAATTCTGAAAGTTTTACCCACTACCCTGTTCTACTCAAAAACCGTTCCTTTCTACACAAATCTCTTTTGGTTACTCTCTCTGTTTTGTGCTATTTCTATTGACGTTTTACATGTGATAATGTGCTGTTCTTCTAGTACTAACAAGCCTGCAAGTGCTAAGGACATTGACGATGACAAAAATCTCAAAGCAGTCAAAGCTTCAATGGTGAAAAAGAGGAAGGTATATGTGAGAAAGTGGTTATGGGATGTAATGGACACAATCATTGTTTTGaatttccttcaatttgtaaataatggTGACCGTTTGGTTGGTCTGCTGGGGATGGTAACCTCCTGGTATGGTATTCAAGATGTGTGGGGAGATTGCTTTTACTTTTCGAATTGA
- the RRP40 gene encoding exosome non-catalytic core subunit RRP40 (similar to Saccharomyces cerevisiae RRP40 (YOL142W); ancestral locus Anc_3.13): protein MLRLIVPGDKLDIDLTKNVSLGPGVYCDPRTQIIQPVNAGIENIQVGKRGQIVHIDYDSKRYVPAVGDFVVGIITGAFADSYRVSLASFSSPVSLSYMAFPNASKKNRPTLKIGDLVYARVCTAEKELEAEIECVDSTTGQSSGFGLLEGGMVMDVSLKFARNLLFDEKFPLLRLLSQHCKFEIAIGVNGKIWIKTEDTKDTLACYKSILDCAKHPVNEHASILKRNFKALLNAIE from the coding sequence ATGTTAAGACTGATTGTTCCAGGGGATAAACTGGATATAGATCTCACGAAAAACGTGTCGTTAGGGCCCGGTGTCTATTGTGATCCACGCACTCAAATAATACAACCTGTAAACGCTGGTATCGAAAATATACAAGTAGGCAAACGTGGTCAGATTGTACATATTGACTACGATTCCAAACGCTATGTCCCTGCAGTCGGCGATTTCGTAGTAGGTATTATTACTGGCGCCTTTGCCGATAGTTATAGAGTTTCTCTGGCAAGCTTTTCCTCGCCTGTATCACTTTCATATATGGCCTTTCCCAATGCATCTAAGAAGAATAGACCCACTTTGAAGATTGGTGACCTCGTATACGCACGTGTCTGCACAGCTGAGAAGGAGTTAGAAGCAGAAATCGAGTGTGTAGACTCCACTACAGGCCAAAGTTCTGGATTTGGCCTCTTAGAAGGCGGCATGGTCATGGATGTATCGTTAAAATTTGCTCGTAACCTTTTGTTCGATGAAAAGTTTCCTCTTCTGAGACTCCTTTCGCAGCATTGTAAGTTTGAAATTGCCATTGGTGTTAATGGTAAGATATGGATCAAGACAGAAGACACAAAAGATACCCTAGCGTGCTACAAATCTATCCTTGATTGCGCCAAGCACCCAGTCAATGAACATGCATCcattttaaaaagaaatttcaaggCATTGCTAAATGCCATTGAGTAA